Sequence from the bacterium genome:
GGCTGACGAAGGCCGAGCCGCTGCCCAGCAGGCCCACGACCTCGCCGCCGGCGCCGCGGGTGCGGGTCTCGATCTTGGCCAGCTTGGCCTTGGAGACGAACTGCTCGACGGGCAGGCCGTAGACGCGGCAGGCGCTCCGCACGGGCACCATGGTGTCGCCGTGGCCGCCGAGCACGACCGCCTCGATGTTCTCCACCGAGACGTTGGCCTCCTTGGCCACGAAGTACTTGTAGCGGGCGCTGTCCAGCACGCCGGCCATGCCCATGATCTTGTTGGGCTTGCACTTCAGCTTCTTGAAGAGACGGTAGACGATGGCGTCGAGAGGGTTGGCGATGGAGATCACGAAGGCGTTCGGGGCGTACTTCCTGATCCCCTCGGCGACCATGTCGGTGATCTTCAGGTTCGTCGCCAGCAGTTCCTCGCGCGAGGGGAAGGTGCCGTCGGGACGGGCCTTGCGGGGCACGCCGGCGGTGTTGATGATGAAGTCGGCGCCCTCGAGCACCTCGTAGGTCTTGCTGCCCTCGAGGTTCACGTCGCGGCCGTAGACCGGGGTCGCCTCGGCGATGTCCAGGCACTTGCCCTTGGCGAAGTCGGGCGGAGCGACGTCCACCAGGCCGATGTTGCGGGCCAGCCCGCGGTTGACGATCTCCGAAGCGGCGACGCCACCGATGTTGCCGCCACCGACGATACCGATCTTGTTGATCATGACACCAGTCTCCTTGCACATTGGCGATCCGACACGGATGGACGCCGGTTCGCGCCTGGGATTTCGGGTTGTCGGCACGTTAACACCCTGGCGGGCGGAATTCCAGCATATTCGCTATTATGCAGGAGTTAAGCCGATCGTTCCGTCGAGAATGAGTATGGATTTCAGGAGACATCGATGACCGGAAAGCACGCCAACAACTGGGACAACCGCTACGACCAGGAGCGCTACTTCTACGGCACCGAGCCGAACCATCTGGTGGCGCGGGTCCTGCCGGGACTGCCCCGGGGCCGGGTGCTCTGCCTGGCCGAAGGCGAGGGCCGCAACGCCGTGTATGCCGCGACCCTGGGGCACCAGGTGGTGGCCGTGGACGAGAGCTTCGTCGGGCGGCGCAAGGCCCTCGAGCTGGCCGAGTACAGCGGCGTCGACCTGGAGTACCGCCTCGACGACGTCATCGGCGGCGCCTGGACCGACGAGACCTGGGACGTCATCGTGCTCTGTTTCGCCCACCTGGATCCGGCCTACATGCCCTCGGTGCACGCCGCGTGCGCGGCGGCCCTGGCCCCGGGCGGCACCCTCGTGCTCTGCTCGTTCAGCAGGGCGCAGTTCGGACGGAAGTCGGGCGGTCCGCCGCGGCTCGAATGGCTGCACGACGCCACCGAACTGGAGCGGCAGTTCCCCGGCCTGACGCTCGAGATGGAGGAGAAGGAAGTGCACCTGTCCGAGGGGACGGGGCACGTGGGCGCGGCCATGGTGATCGAGATGGTGGGGCGCAAGCCGGCGCGGTGACGCGGCGCCGACGCCGCGTCACCCCGGCCCGCATGCTACTTGATCAGGGCGAGAGCACGGGTGGCCCGCTCCCGCCCGCTTTCCGCGATGCAGTAGTACACCCCCGACGCGGCGGGTCCGCCGGCGTCGGTCAGGCCGTTCCAGGTGAACTCGTGCCGACCGGCGTCGAGGGGGATGCCGCCCGCGAGCGTGCGCACGGTCCGGCCCCGCACGTCGCAGATGCGCACCTTCACCACGCCCGCCTTCGCCAGCGACAGGGCCACCGTCGTCTTCGGATTGAACGGATTCGGCCACGCTTCCGCGATCGCCAGGCGCGGGTTCGGAAGGTCGCCGACCCCGGACAGCTCCTGGCCCTGCTGGCACGAGTCCAGGATGCCGTCGCCGTTCCAGTCGCGGCCCGGATCGAGGGCGATATCCTCGTCGTCGGGCACCCCGTTCAGGTCGCAATCGGGCGCCAGACCGTCCGGGCACGACAGGGGCAGGATCCGCAGGCCGCCGGCGCCGTCGGCCACCGTCAGGACCGGGTACATGAACTCGAGGAAGCAGGCGCTGTCCCCCGTCGAACCCTGGCCGGACAGCTTCGGCACGGTGGGTGTGGAGATGTCGCAGACGAGGGTCCCGAGCGGCCCCGCGGCGAGATAGGCGTGATCTCCGAACACGGAGATGCCGGTGACGTACCGGGCCGTCGGCAACCCGGCGACGATCGCGGGCGCCGCCGGCGACGACACGTCGACGACGACCAGGCCCTGGGCCGTGGCCACGAAGGCGTGATCCCCCTTGAGGGCCACGTCCCAGGCGTAGCCCGTCGGCGAACCGCCCATCTCGATGGGCTTGGCGGGATCCGCGACGACCACGATCTGCAGCCCCGGGCCCGTGCCGGTGATGTAGGCCCGCCCCCCGTCCACCAGCACGTTCTCGCAGTACTGGCCGTTGGCGAAGGTGCCGAGCGGAACCGGCACGGCCGGGTTCGTGATGTCGAAGATCCGCAGGCCGGCCGAACCGTCCGCCACGTAGAGCCGCTCGTTCCGGACGGTGACGCCGTTGACCGCGTCGTCGGCGGCGATCTCACCCACGATGACCGGCAGCGCCGGGTCGGCGAGGTCGACGATCTGGAGTCCGCCCGCTTCGCAGGCCACGAACGCGTGGTCGCCCGACTGCACCGCGTGCACCGCGGGGCCCGGCAGGGGCAGGCTGCCGAGCAGCACCGGGGCGGAGGGGTCGGCCGCATCGAACACGGAGAGGCCGCCGGTCGAGTCGGCGACGCACACGCGGTCGCCGAGGACGCTGACGCCCACGGCGCGTCCGGCGGTGGCTGTGGCCGACAGGGAATCGGCGGCGCCCGCCGGCACGGCCGTGATCACGTGGAGGTCGGACGCGCAGAGGTAGATCCGGTCGCCGGCCGCCGCGACATGGCCACCGAAGCCGTTCGTCTCGACATGGTCGACGACGGCCGGCAGGGCCGGGTCGGCGATGTTGACGACCAGGAGATCGGACTGGTCGGCGGCGAGATAGGCGACGTCGCCGACCACGGCTACATCCCTGGTCGGGACCGCGAGGCTCCCCACGATCACCGGCAGCGCCGGCGCCGTCAGATCGAGCACGAGGAGGGACCACGCCTGGGACACGTACGCCATGGGGGCGTCGAAGGTGATCCGGTCGGCCGAACCCGGCGTGTCGAGGGTGTGGACGAGCGCCGGCGATCCGGGCACGGAGATGTCGTAGACATGGATGTGGCTGCCCATGTAGTCGCCGGCCGCCAGGTAGGCGTATTCGCCCAGGATCCGGATGTTTCGCGCGATGCCGTCGACCGGGATCGTGGCCGTCAGCGCAGGGGCCGCCGGATTGGAGACATCGACGACCTGCAGGCCGGTCGAAGCGGCGGCGAGATAGGCCCAGGAGCCCGCAACGGCCACGCCGGCCGCCCCCTCCGAGCCCGTCGCCACCTGCCCGATGATCGTTGGAACCGCCGGATCGGAGACGTCGACGATCCGCAGCCCATAGAACGCGACCGGCGCGTACACGAGATCACCGACGCGGTCGAGGTCGCTGACCAGATCACCCAGGTCGACCCAGCCCTGGGGTGCGGGCAGGTCGGGGTCGCTGAAGTCGAAGACGCCGAGCATCGTGGCCGACATGGCCACGGCCTGGTCGCCGTCCAGGAGGATGGCGCCGTACATGCCGGGACCGTCCACCGAATTGAGGACGCGGTCGCCCATGGGATAGCCGACGCACTGGCCGACGGCCGGGCCGGCGGCGAGCGGCATGAGGCCCGCCAGGAGCAGACAGGCCCCGACGAGCGCGAAGACGGACGAGCCGGCGGGACGATGGAGGGCAAGAAGGGCGAAGCGGATCACGGTGGTCCTCCCCCACGATATGGGCACGGATAGGGCGATCGGGGTCATGAGTGCCCGGCCGCGGATTCCTGTGGCGGGGGAAGGCGGACGCCTGACGCAGGCGTAGCCGTGCGATCCCCCCGGGAAGGGTACCACGATCACGGCCGGCCGTGGGCGAAAACCGGAGGAAGGCGGCGGGAAGCCTAGCCGAAGGTCCCCGCCACCGCGATCGCCGACCAGGTCTCGAAGGTGCCGCCGTCCGGCGCCTGCCCGGGGCCGGTCATGGCGACGAGCTCGGACGCGGGGAGCCACAGGGCCCGGTGGGGCTCGGCCTGGGCGCTGACCAGCTCCATGAGCGCGGCGTCGGTGCCGTCCAGCCCGTCCAGATCGACCCGGAAGACCACCCCGAAGTGCACGCTCGAGACATCGTCGGCGTCGGAGTTGATGAAGCCGGTCATGGTCAGGGCGTCGGCGCCGGGGTTCAGGCCGGTCTCCTCTTCCATCTCGCGCAGGGCCGTGGCCAGCACCAGCCCGTTGGTCTTCACCGTGGCGTCGTCCCGGTCGAGGGGCTCGATGTGGCCGCCGAAGCCCACCGACCACAGGCCGCCGAGCCGCGCCTCGGTGTGCTTGGTGCGGCGCTGGTAGCAGAGCACGCGGGCATCGTCGCCCGTGCCGCGCTGCAGCATCAGGTAGGGGATGAGCTGCTTGTAGTGGGAGTTGTGCTCCATGTAGTCGCGCTCGGCGAAGAAGAGGTGCGTCCCCAGGCCGTCGAGGTCGACCGCGTCGGGGGACAGGAAGCCCTGGGGGCTGAGGCCGGGGAAGAGGTGCTTGCGTTCGATGACCAGGATGGTGCGCACGGCGGGGCCTTTCCGGGACGGGACTGCGGGAGCGACGATTCGGACGCGCCAATCTAGCACAAGATCCAGGGCGGAGACAGTTTTCGCGAAATGACGCCCGCGAGCCGACGCGACGGCAGGATCGGTGCCCTGCCGTCTGTTCCCGGCCGAGAGAGCGCCGCCTAGGGCAGGAACCGCCCCACATTCGCCAGCTTTTGCGGCAGGTATTCGTCGATCACGTAGTTCAGCCCGTGCTTGGCCAGGGCCTGCTGCTCGGCGCGGACCCCCATCTTGATCATCTGCTCGAGCGCCAGCTGCCACGGCCGGTAGTGCAGGATGAAGGGGTCGTTCTTCAGGGCGTCCCGGGCGCGCTTGATGTCGACGTCCTTCAGCGGGTGGGTCGGCAGCTGGTAGTCGATGATGTCCTGGGGCGTGATGCCCAGCAGGTGGGCCTGGGGCACGCAGAAGTACTCGTTCAGGTGGGCGGCATTGCCCGAGCCCACCTTCAGGGTGCGGTAGATGTTCGAGAAGCCGTAGGGATCGCCGTCGACGAAGACGTACACGGGCAGGCCGTAGCTGTCGGCGAGGCGCCGCACGAAGCGGCGGCAGGCGCGGGTCGGCACGCCGCCGAGGGAGATCAGGATGCAGTTGGCCGTCTTCCAGTAGTTGTGCTTCACCAGGCGCTGGAACATGCCGGCGGTCTCGATGCAGAGGATGAACTGGGCGTCGGTCTCGAACTTGAGCTCCTCGACCGAGATGGGGATGGAGTAGGCGCCGCTGCCGAAGCGGGTGCAGTCGATGCGGAGCTCCTCGCCGGTGTCGCGGTCGTGGTCGATCACGACGAGGCGCCCGGCCACGTCGCCGCCCTTCTCCTCGGGCACGAAGCCGAGCTGCTCGCGGTTCACGCCGAAGAAGGCCTCCACGTCCTCCATCACCGTGTCCGACTCGGGCTGCTCCTTGAAGCGGGCCTCGGCCCAGTTCTTCGAGACGTAGTACGCCTCCCGCTTGGTGGCGATGTCGTCGGTCTCGATGAGTTCCTTCGAGAGCGCCATCATCTTCAGGGTCTGGGCGAAGGTCTTGACGGTGTTCACCGTCAGGGTGCGCTCCTTGAGCTTGCCCTTCAGCTTGAAGTACCCGGTCTTGGCGTTGTAGTCGACGTTGTTCAGCGACCGCAGGGGGAACTTCATGTTCGGCTTCTGGCCCAGGAGGATCTTCTGCCGGATGATGTTCGACTCGGTGCGGATGCGGCGCGAGACCTTGCTGTAGGCGGTGCCGCGGGCCGACGTCGACTCGTCGGTGGTGTTCACCCGCGGGGGGCCCCCGGCCGTGGTCTTCGGGGCGGCCGGGCCCGGCGCCCTGGCCGCGGTCTTCTTGGCGGCCGCCTTCTTCGTCGTCTTCTTCGCGGCGGCGACTGCGGGGGCGGACGCGGCGGGGGCGGACGCGGACGCCGACTTCGGAGCGGACCCGAATCCGAGCTCACCCTGGCCGGACTCGGCGGCGGAGCGGGCGGTCTTCTTCGTGACCTTCTTCGTCGGCTTCCGGGCGGGCGCTTTCTTCACGGCCTTTTTCGTGGTCTTCTTCGCGGTCGGTTTCTTCGCCAATGCGGTTACCTCGGGTCCGGGTCCGGTTGCGGGCGGCTAGAGCTTGCGGCTGCGCTCGAGGGTGTCGGTGAGGGTCGCGATGACCTCGTCCTTCTCCTGGTCGGAGATCAGCAGGATCTCCTGCAGCGCGTCCCCGATGTGGGGGATGTACTTCTGGATGTAGCTCTGCTTCTTCAGGGCGTCCTTCTCGCGGGCGCGGCGCCGGATGTGCTTGCCGA
This genomic interval carries:
- a CDS encoding malate dehydrogenase, with amino-acid sequence MINKIGIVGGGNIGGVAASEIVNRGLARNIGLVDVAPPDFAKGKCLDIAEATPVYGRDVNLEGSKTYEVLEGADFIINTAGVPRKARPDGTFPSREELLATNLKITDMVAEGIRKYAPNAFVISIANPLDAIVYRLFKKLKCKPNKIMGMAGVLDSARYKYFVAKEANVSVENIEAVVLGGHGDTMVPVRSACRVYGLPVEQFVSKAKLAKIETRTRGAGGEVVGLLGSGSAFVSPAVSALEMIEAIAFDKRKILPVAAYLNGEYGVKGLFLGVPAILGRNGVEEIVKIKLTAEEKKALAVSINAVKGTCAEVDKSK
- a CDS encoding methyltransferase domain-containing protein translates to MTGKHANNWDNRYDQERYFYGTEPNHLVARVLPGLPRGRVLCLAEGEGRNAVYAATLGHQVVAVDESFVGRRKALELAEYSGVDLEYRLDDVIGGAWTDETWDVIVLCFAHLDPAYMPSVHAACAAALAPGGTLVLCSFSRAQFGRKSGGPPRLEWLHDATELERQFPGLTLEMEEKEVHLSEGTGHVGAAMVIEMVGRKPAR
- a CDS encoding NUDIX domain-containing protein: MRTILVIERKHLFPGLSPQGFLSPDAVDLDGLGTHLFFAERDYMEHNSHYKQLIPYLMLQRGTGDDARVLCYQRRTKHTEARLGGLWSVGFGGHIEPLDRDDATVKTNGLVLATALREMEEETGLNPGADALTMTGFINSDADDVSSVHFGVVFRVDLDGLDGTDAALMELVSAQAEPHRALWLPASELVAMTGPGQAPDGGTFETWSAIAVAGTFG
- a CDS encoding DNA topoisomerase IV subunit A: MKFPLRSLNNVDYNAKTGYFKLKGKLKERTLTVNTVKTFAQTLKMMALSKELIETDDIATKREAYYVSKNWAEARFKEQPESDTVMEDVEAFFGVNREQLGFVPEEKGGDVAGRLVVIDHDRDTGEELRIDCTRFGSGAYSIPISVEELKFETDAQFILCIETAGMFQRLVKHNYWKTANCILISLGGVPTRACRRFVRRLADSYGLPVYVFVDGDPYGFSNIYRTLKVGSGNAAHLNEYFCVPQAHLLGITPQDIIDYQLPTHPLKDVDIKRARDALKNDPFILHYRPWQLALEQMIKMGVRAEQQALAKHGLNYVIDEYLPQKLANVGRFLP